Proteins from a genomic interval of Trifolium pratense cultivar HEN17-A07 linkage group LG6, ARS_RC_1.1, whole genome shotgun sequence:
- the LOC123892537 gene encoding protein NRT1/ PTR FAMILY 5.2-like gives MAMVEEKGSANGQEDYTKDGTVDLKGRPILRSKTGRWKACSFIVGYEVFERMAFYGIASNLVVYLTTKLHEGTVESSNNISNLGGAVWMMPLAGAYIADAYLGRYWTFVIASIIYFLGMCLLTLSVSLPSLRPPECAQGIADRNCPKASPMQKGIFFLALYIIAVGTGGTKPNISTMGADQFDEFEPKERSYKLSFFNWWFFSIFLGTLFSNTFLIYIQDNVGWAVGYGLPTIGLGISILVFLVGTPLYRHKLPSGSPITRMLQVYVAAIRKCKSCFPEDPKELHELSMEDYASKGRTRIDRSSSLSFLDKAAIKTSQTSPWMLCTVTQVEETKQMTKMIPILITTIMPSTLIVQATTIFIKQGITLDKRMGPHFDIPPACLTAFITIFMLISIVVYDRVFVPVIRRYTKNPRGITMLQRLGIGLVLHILIMVTACLAERKRLSVARENRLFGQHDTLPLTIFILLPQFALSGIADNFVEIAKMEIFYDQAPEGMKSLGTAYFTTSLGLGSFLSTFLLTAVANISQRQGHKGWILDNLNVSRLDYYYVFMAVLSLLNFLLFLVVAKFFVYNVDVTQNKYGLEMNQMMIPSSQDNAAAIRQNTPQPDAKS, from the exons ATGGCGATGGTAGAAGAAAAAGGCTCGGCAAACGGGCAAGAAGATTACACTAAAGATGGCACAGTAGACCTTAAAGGTAGACCAATTTTAAGATCAAAGACTGGAAGATGGAAAGCCTGCTCCTTCATAGTCG GGTATGAAGTGTTTGAAAGGATGGCTTTCTATGGAATAGCATCAAACTTGGTGGTGTATCTAACAACTAAGCTACATGAGGGTACTGTTGAATCATCAAACAATATAAGCAACTTAGGGGGTGCAGTGTGGATGATGCCACTTGCAGGAGCTTACATAGCTGATGCATATCTCGGCCGATATTGGACCTTTGTGATTGCATCAATCATTTATTTCTTG GGAATGTGCTTGTTGACTCTATCAGTTTCATTACCATCTTTGAGGCCACCAGAATGTGCACAAGGCATAGCAGACCGCAACTGCCCCAAGGCGTCACCAATGCAAAAGGGTATTTTCTTCCTTGCCCTATATATCATTGCGGTAGGCACAGGGGGAACCAAGCCTAACATTTCTACAATGGGAGCAGACCAATTTGACGAGTTCGAGCCCAAAGAGAGATCCTATAAGCTTTCCTTCTTCAATTGGTGGTTTTTTAGTATTTTCTTGGGTACCCTATTCTCCAATACTTTCTTAATTTACATTCAAGACAATGTCGGTTGGGCTGTGGGATACGGCCTTCCGACCATTGGGCTTGGTATTTCAATATTGGTTTTTCTGGTAGGAACTCCGTTGTATAGGCACAAATTGCCCTCAGGCAGCCCTATAACTAGGATGCTCCAAGTCTATGTGGCCGCTATACGAAAGTGCAAGTCATGCTTCCCAGAAGATCCAAAAGAGCTGCATGAGTTGAGTATGGAAGATTATGCAAGTAAGGGTAGAACCAGAATCGATCGCAGCTCTTCATTGAG TTTCCTTGACAAAGCGGCTATAAAGACTAGCCAAACGTCACCATGGATGCTTTGTACAGTGACACAAGTTGAGGAAACCAAACAAATGACAAAAATGATTCCTATTTTGATTACAACAATTATGCCAAGCACGTTGATAGTTCAAGCGACCACAATCTTCATCAAACAAGGCATCACATTAGACAAGAGAATGGGACCTCATTTTGATATTCCACCGGCATGTCTCACAGCATTTATAACTATCTTCATGTTGATAAGCATTGTAGTCTACGATCGTGTTTTTGTGCCAGTAATCCGGCGATACACAAAGAACCCAAGAGGGATCACAATGCTACAAAGACTAGGAATTGGCCTTGTGTTGCACATTCTTATAATGGTTACTGCATGTTTAGCTGAGAGGAAGCGTCTTAGTGTTGCAAGAGAAAATCGTCTCTTTGGCCAACACGATACACTTCCTCTTACTATTTTTATTCTCCTCCCTCAATTTGCACTATCAGGGATTGCTGATAACTTCGTCGAAATTGCCAAGATGGAAATCTTCTATGATCAAGCACCAGAAGGCATGAAAAGTCTTGGAACAGCATATTTCACAACAAGCTTAGGTTTAGGAAGTTTTCTAAGTACTTTCCTTCTTACGGCCGTTGCTAATATCAGCCAAAGACAAGGTCACAAGGGATGGATTTTGGATAACCTAAACGTCTCCCGTTTAGATTATTATTATGTATTCATGGCAGTACTAAGCTTACTCAacttccttttgtttttggttgttgCAAAGTTCTTTGTATATAATGTTGATGTAACACAAAACAAATATGGCTTGGAAATGAATCAAATGATGATTCCTTCATCTCAGGACAATGCTGCTGCAATAAGGCAGAACACTCCACAACCAGATGCCAAGTCCTAG
- the LOC123891264 gene encoding protein NRT1/ PTR FAMILY 5.3-like yields the protein MIPNIRTNTAQVVVILSNIMAMVEEKGSASGEQDYTQDGTVDLKGRPVLRSETGRWKACSFIVGYEVFERMAYYGIASNLVIYLTNKLHEGTVESSNNVSNWAGSVWMMPLVGAYIADAYFGRYWTFVISSGIYILGMCLLTLAVSVTSLRPPQCAQGVADQNCPRASPLQRGIFFLALYIIAVGTGGTKPNISTMGADQFDEFEPKERSYKLSFFNWWFFSIFTGTLFSNTFIVYIQDRVGWAVGYGLPTAGLAVSVLVFLIGTPLYRHKLPSGSPITRMLQVFVAAIRKWKAQVPEDPKELHELSIEEYANSRRNRIDHSSSLSFLDKAAIKTGQTSIWMLCTVTQVEETKQMTKMVPILITTIIPSTLIVQATTLFIKQGTTLNRNMGPHFDIPPACLTAFITIFMLISIVVYDRVFVPMIRRYTRNPRGITMLQRLGIGLVLHITIMVIACLAEKKRLHVARENNLFGRHDTIPLTIFILLPQFALSGIADNFVEIAKLEFFYDQAPQGMKSLGTSYFTTSLGLGSFLSTFLLSAIANITQRHGHKGWVLDNLNISRLDNYFIFMAVLSSINFLCFVVAAKLFVYNVDVKQNKSSLEMNPALSQKNARISQSTPREDASS from the exons ATGATTCCCAACATAAGAACTAATACAGCACAAGTAGTTGTGATCTTGTCTAACATCATGGCAATGGTTGAAGAAAAAGGCTCTGCAAGTGGTGAACAAGATTATACTCAAGATGGTACAGTAGACCTTAAAGGGAGACCTGTTTTAAGATCAGAAACTGGAAGATGGAAAGCTTGCTCCTTCATAGTAG GGTATGAAGTGTTTGAGAGGATGGCTTACTATGGGATAGCATCAAACTTAGTAATTTATCTAACAAACAAGCTTCATGAGGGTACTGTGGAATCTTCAAACAACGTAAGCAACTGGGCGGGTTCAGTGTGGATGATGCCGCTTGTAGGAGCATACATCGCCGATGCTTATTTTGGCCGTTATTGGACTTTTGTAATTTCATCAGGCATTTATATCTTG GGAATGTGTTTGTTGACTCTAGCTGTTTCAGTAACATCTCTGAGGCCACCACAATGTGCACAAGGAGTTGCAGACCAAAATTGCCCTAGGGCGTCGCCATTGCAAAGGGGTATTTTCTTCCTTGCCTTATACATCATTGCTGTAGGAACAGGAGGAACCAAGCCAAACATTTCTACAATGGGAGCAGACCAATTTGACGAGTTCGAACCCAAAGAGAGGTCCTATAAGCTTTCCTTCTTCAATTGGTGGTTTTTTAGCATTTTCACTGGTACCCTTTTCTCCAACACTTTCATAGTCTACATACAAGATAGAGTGGGTTGGGCCGTAGGATATGGCCTTCCTACTGCTGGACTAGCTGTTTCAGTATTGGTGTTTCTGATAGGAACACCATTGTATAGGCATAAATTGCCCTCAGGCAGCCCTATAACTAGGATGCTCCAAGTCTTTGTGGCAGCTATAAGAAAGTGGAAGGCACAAGTCCCAGAAGATCCAAAAGAGCTGCATGAGTTAAGCATAGAAGAGTACGCAAACAGCAGGAGAAATAGAATTGATCACAGCTCTTCCTTGAG TTTCCTTGACAAAGCGGCTATTAAGACTGGCCAAACGTCGATATGGATGCTTTGTACAGTTACACAAGTTGAGGAAACCAAACAAATGACAAAAATGGTTCCTATTTTGATCACAACAATTATCCCAAGCACCTTGATCGTTCAAGCGACCACACTCTTCATTAAACAAGGCACCACGCTAAACAGgaatatgggtccacattttgaTATCCCTCCGGCATGTCTCACAGCATTTATAACTATCTTTATGCTAATAAGCATTGTAGTCTATGACCGTGTTTTTGTGCCTATGATCCGGCGATACACAAGGAACCCAAGAGGAATCACAATGTTGCAGAGACTAGGAATTGGCCTAGTGCTGCACATCACTATAATGGTCATTGCATGCTTGGCTGAGAAGAAGAGACTCCACGTTGCAAGAGAAAACAACCTCTTTGGCCGGCATGACACAATTCCTCTTACTATTTTTATTCTCCTCCCTCAATTTGCACTGTCAGGGATTGCTGATAACTTTGTCGAAATTGCCAAGTTAGAGTTCTTCTATGATCAAGCACCGCAAGGCATGAAAAGTCTCGGAACATCATATTTTACAACTAGCTTGGGTTTAGGAAGTTTTCTAAGTACTTTCCTTCTTTCAGCTATTGCTAATATCACTCAAAGACATGGCCACAAAGGTTGGGTTTTGGATAACCTAAACATCTCCCGTTtagataattattttatattcatgGCAGTGCTAAGCTCAATCAATTTCCTTTGCTTTGTGGTTGCTGCCAAATTATTTGTATATAATGTTGATGTCAAGCAaaacaaatcaagtttggagATGAACCCAGCTTTATCTCAGAAAAATGCTAGAATAAGCCAAAGCACTCCGCGAGAAGATGCCAGTTCCTAG